TTTTCCAATAAACTGGCATTAGTGCTTCTTGTTCTGGATTGAGTTGCGCGATTTTTTTGCTTGGCATAATATTTAACTTTACTCAGTTTTGCCATCTTCTTTTTATGCTAAACGCCGATCGAGTTTATTTTCGATAGCCGTCAGTTATGACTTATGCACTGACGTTAAATATAGTGGAATGGTGCGTTACGTTAGCACTAACGCACCCTACAAATCGAGCCTTTGCGTAAGTCTTAATATTTAGCGATCGCAATCACAAAAAAAATAAGGTGGGCATTGCCCACCCTACTATTTAGTGTAAATTGGCAGAAATAATTAACCAGTTCTTCGATCGGCTTTTTTTTCTTTACTTCATACTTTAGCCTTCAGCCTTCTTAAACTAGCGTTTCACTAACTTCTTCGACAACTTCCGCAAACGAATTGATTGGGGTGTAACTTCCACCAATTCATCGGGGCCGATGTATTCCAAAGCACGCTCCAAACTCATTTCCACTGGCGCTTGCAATTGCACCAATTCTTCACCACCAGATGAGCGGTGGTTAGTTAGCTGCTTTGTCTTGCAAATATTAAGTTCTAGGTCTTGGGGGCGATTATTTTCTCCCACGATCATCCCCTTGTAAACCTTCGTACCGGGAGTAATAAAAAATACGCCTCGGTCTTCCGCATTTTGGAGTGCGTAGTAAGTAGCGACGCCCTCTTCAAAGGAAATCAGCACACCGTTGCGGCGCAATTCCACATCGCCGCTGAGGGGACGATAATCGAGGAAGCTGTGATTCATGATGCCTTCGCCGCGAGTCAGGCGCATGATTTCACCTCGGAAACCAATTAAACCACGGGCAGGAATCACGAATTCTAGTTGGGCGCGTTTATTGCCACCCATCTGCATATCTTGCATTTCGCCTTTGCGCTGACCCAAGCGTTCGATACAACCGCCAACGCTTTCTTCTGGTACGTCTAACACCAGATACTCGAAAGGTTCGCAGGGTTGACCGTTGACTTCGCGGTAAATTACTTGGGGTTGAGATACTTGGAATTCGTAACCTTCCCGGCGCATGGTTTCGATTAAAATACCCAGGTGCAGTTCGCCACGACCGGAAACCAGGAATTTGTCGGGAGAGTCGGTTTCTTCGACGCGCAGGGCAACGTTAGTTTCTAATTCTCGCATTAAGCGATCGCGCAATTGGCGAGAAGTAACGAAAGTTCCTTCTTGTCCGCAAAATGGCGAGTCGTTCACGGAGAAGGTCATCTGTAAAGTTGGCTCATCCACTTTAATTAGTGGTAGCGCTTGCGGTTCATCTGGGCAAGTAATCGTTTCCCCGATATTTGCTTCAGCAAAACCTGACACTGCTACGATGTTTCCGGCGGAAGCTTCTGTCATTTCAATTCGCTTCAAGCCTTCAAATCCCATCAGTTTGGTGATTTTGCCTTTCACGATTTGGCCGGTTTCCGTCACCAAAGCTGCTTGCTGACCTGCTTTGATCGTACCGTTATGAATGCGACCGATCGCGATCCGACCCAAGTAATCGGAATAGTCGAGGGTGGTAACTTGCAATTGCAGCGGTTTTTTGGGGTCGCCGACTGGTGGTGGTACGTGACGCAGAATTGCATCAAACAAAGCCTGCATATCAGTGGTTTCTTCTTCCAAAGTGTTTTTGGCGAAGCCTGATAAACCGGAAGCGAATAGATGCGGGAAGTCGCACTGGTCATCATCTGCACCTAATTCTAGGAACAGATCTAATACTTTATCTATAGCTTTGTAAGGTTCTGCTTGGGGCCGATCGATCTTATTTACGACTACGATCGGGCGCAGTCCTTTTTCCAGGGCTTTTTTCAGCACGAAACGGGTTTGGGGCATTGGCCCTTCGTTGGCGTCTACAATCAACAGACAACCATCCACCATACCCAATACCCGCTCGACTTCACCGCCGAAATCAGCGTGACCGGGAGTATCAACTATATTGATCAGGGTGTCTTTGTATTTGACAGCCGTGTTTTTCGACAAAATCGTAATGCCCCGCTCCCGCTCGATCGCGTTGGA
This genomic stretch from Leptolyngbyaceae cyanobacterium harbors:
- the typA gene encoding translational GTPase TypA, which translates into the protein MTLPIRNVAIIAHVDHGKTTLVDALLKQSGIFREGEEVPDCVMDSNAIERERGITILSKNTAVKYKDTLINIVDTPGHADFGGEVERVLGMVDGCLLIVDANEGPMPQTRFVLKKALEKGLRPIVVVNKIDRPQAEPYKAIDKVLDLFLELGADDDQCDFPHLFASGLSGFAKNTLEEETTDMQALFDAILRHVPPPVGDPKKPLQLQVTTLDYSDYLGRIAIGRIHNGTIKAGQQAALVTETGQIVKGKITKLMGFEGLKRIEMTEASAGNIVAVSGFAEANIGETITCPDEPQALPLIKVDEPTLQMTFSVNDSPFCGQEGTFVTSRQLRDRLMRELETNVALRVEETDSPDKFLVSGRGELHLGILIETMRREGYEFQVSQPQVIYREVNGQPCEPFEYLVLDVPEESVGGCIERLGQRKGEMQDMQMGGNKRAQLEFVIPARGLIGFRGEIMRLTRGEGIMNHSFLDYRPLSGDVELRRNGVLISFEEGVATYYALQNAEDRGVFFITPGTKVYKGMIVGENNRPQDLELNICKTKQLTNHRSSGGEELVQLQAPVEMSLERALEYIGPDELVEVTPQSIRLRKLSKKLVKR